In the genome of Streptomyces sp. 846.5, the window GGACACACCCCGGGCCGACCCTCCTCGGCGGTCCAGGTACGAGGCGCCGCGTCACCCCGGTCGCGGCGCCTCGCTTTCATCCGCTCCGGGCGCCTCCTGTGGCTCGCGGCCCTGGGATTGACTGACTGTCCTGCAGGGCCTGCCAGCGGCTGCCCAGCGCGTACAGGTTGGCCACGTTGAACTTTCCCTTCAAGTGGGCCAGGCGATTGCTCAGCGTGCGCTCCGAGACGCCCAGACGGTTGGCGATGGCGTCCATGGTCAGGCCCTGGTCGAGGAAGCGCAGGATCGCCAGTTCCTCGTCGTCCAGCGAGACCGGCGTGGGATCCCCCGCTGCTGCTGCGCCGTCCCAGTGCTGCCCCATGGCCCACAGCATCTCGAAGTGGTCGACGAAGTGAGCCACCACACTGGGGTTCGAGACCTGCAGATGGCGCAATCCTGCCTCGGGCAGCGCGGACTTGTCGGAGACCTTGGAAGCCACTGCCTCGGCAGGAAAGGCGATACGGCGGTCGATGGCCAGCGTCTGGGCGAACAGCCAGGGAACGGTGCGGACCTGCGCCCCGCTGCGGTCACCGCTTCGATATGGCTGCGCAGTTGCTCCTGCTGCCGGGCCGCGTTGTGGTAGATCACCCGAACCGGGAGCCCGATGGCCAGGGCGGCGCGCACACCCGAGGCCACCTGGGCGGCGGCCACGCCCGGCGGCCCCTGGGGGAGGCAAGCCAGGATCTCGTGCCCGACCCCGTGGAGGGCCTCGGCCATCGCCTGCTCTATCGCGGGTGCGCCCTGCAGGACGAGAACCTCCCCGCGCTCGCGTGCGCTCTCACGATGCTCACGGGCAAGACGCTGCAGAGAGGCCAGGAGCGGCACAGAGTCATGAATCAGGCCGGCCGCGACCGAGGTATTGCGCTCGCTCCACTCATCCGCCACGACGCTCGGGTCAACCGGCGCCAGTCCGGATGGTGCCGTCTCCGACTCGCGCACGAGCCCCAGGGCGAGGAGTTCCGCCACGTCCGAAGCTCTGCCGGCGAGTTCGGCGGTGGGGGACGACGCCCAGTTGGACACCAGTATTCCCACGAACAACTGCTCGGCGCTGGAGCGGAGGACCGTTTCGGGCCGTTCGTCAACCATCCTGCACGCTCCTCAACGGCTCGGAAGCATCGGGTACGTGTGCAGGGAAAGGCTGTCCCTTCAGCCCTTGCCACTTGCGGCCGAGGCCCGTACAGCGAGTTCACCTCCATTTTGGTCCGGAGGGCGGTGAGCCGCTTTCCCAACGTGCCGGTTCGGAGATCGAGAGGCGCGCTGCGATCGCCTCCAGGGAGAGGTCCTGGTCCAGGGTACTCCAGAATCAGCCTCTCCAACTGGTCCAGTGGCGGGCGGCCTGCGCCCCGGCCGCGGTTCCGTCCCACTGCTGACCGAGCGCCCAGGAGAACTCGAAGTGGTCGACGAAGTGTGCGACGAGCGAGGGATGCCTGGTGCAGAGAGCGGTGGCGTAGGAGACTCTGCCGA includes:
- a CDS encoding helix-turn-helix transcriptional regulator; its protein translation is MASKVSDKSALPEAGLRHLQVSNPSVVAHFVDHFEMLWAMGQHWDGAAAAGDPTPVSLDDEELAILRFLDQGLTMDAIANRLGVSERTLSNRLAHLKGKFNVANLYALGSRWQALQDSQSIPGPRATGGARSG